A single region of the Streptomyces sp. ITFR-16 genome encodes:
- a CDS encoding NADP-dependent oxidoreductase, giving the protein MDQATTALTTMRAVSQDSAGAPDVLKVIETRRPVAGRGEILVRVHAAGVNPADWKTRERGEFADGTRPPFTLGWDVAGVVAAVGDGVTLFEVGDAVFGMPRFPHPAGAYAEYVAAPARHFAPRPEGLDHIRAAALPLASLTAWQALVDTAHVRPGQRVLVHAAAGGVGHLAVQIAKARGAYVIGTASAAKHELLRSLGADELIDYRERDFTETVRDVDVVLDGLGGRTWARSLRTLRPGGTLVSILPPDDSFPVAEAEAAGVRAVFMLVEPDHAGLRAITSLVESGRLRVVVDRVLPVEEAAQAHVLGEAGRTTGKIVLSVRDSSG; this is encoded by the coding sequence ATGGATCAGGCCACCACCGCCCTCACGACCATGCGCGCCGTCTCCCAGGACAGCGCCGGGGCGCCGGACGTACTGAAGGTCATCGAGACGCGGCGCCCGGTCGCCGGCCGGGGCGAGATCCTGGTCCGGGTGCATGCGGCAGGCGTGAACCCGGCGGACTGGAAGACCCGCGAGCGCGGCGAGTTCGCCGACGGGACCAGGCCGCCCTTCACCCTGGGCTGGGATGTCGCCGGGGTGGTCGCGGCGGTCGGCGACGGGGTGACGCTCTTCGAGGTGGGCGACGCGGTGTTCGGGATGCCTCGCTTCCCGCATCCGGCGGGCGCGTACGCCGAGTATGTCGCCGCCCCGGCCAGGCACTTCGCTCCGCGCCCCGAGGGCCTGGACCACATCCGGGCCGCCGCCCTGCCGCTGGCCTCGCTGACGGCCTGGCAGGCCCTGGTGGACACCGCGCACGTGCGGCCGGGGCAGCGCGTGCTGGTGCACGCCGCCGCCGGAGGCGTCGGCCACCTGGCCGTGCAGATCGCCAAGGCCCGCGGCGCCTACGTCATCGGGACGGCCAGCGCCGCCAAGCACGAGCTGCTGCGCTCACTGGGGGCCGACGAGCTGATCGACTACCGCGAGCGGGACTTCACCGAGACCGTGCGCGACGTCGATGTCGTCCTGGACGGCCTCGGTGGCCGCACCTGGGCCCGGTCGCTGCGCACGCTGCGGCCCGGCGGCACGCTGGTCTCGATCCTGCCGCCGGACGACAGCTTCCCCGTCGCGGAGGCCGAGGCGGCCGGTGTCCGGGCGGTGTTCATGCTCGTCGAGCCCGACCACGCGGGGCTGCGCGCGATCACGTCGCTCGTCGAGAGCGGCCGGCTGCGCGTCGTCGTCGACCGGGTCCTCCCGGTCGAAGAAGCCGCACAGGCCCACGTCCTGGGCGAGGCCGGCCGCACCACGGGCAAGATCGTTCTCTCCGTCCGCGACAGTTCCGGCTGA
- a CDS encoding helix-turn-helix domain-containing protein produces MHRVGVLALEGVFAFELGIPARIFGAARDGAGNPLYSVTTCSLDGGPVRTEADYRLTVPHDASLLAAVDTVVIPPSHALGPIRDEGRLPGPLREALAAVRPGTRMVAICTGTYVLAAAGLLDGRPATTHWREADRLQRMFTTARIDPGVLFVDDGDLLTSAGVAAGVDLCLHIVRRDHGSETANEVARSCVVPPWRDGGQAQYIRRPVPDPAGSGTAPTRAWVLERLADPVTLADMAAHAHVSVRTFTRRFRDEVGTSPGQWLVRQRVDLARHLLETTDWPVDRVAERAGLGTGVSLRRHLHAALGVTPLAYRRTFRPTSPSTGF; encoded by the coding sequence ATGCACCGCGTCGGCGTTCTGGCCCTGGAAGGCGTCTTCGCCTTCGAACTCGGCATTCCCGCACGGATCTTCGGAGCCGCCCGTGACGGCGCGGGGAACCCCCTCTACTCCGTGACCACGTGCAGCCTCGACGGCGGCCCCGTCCGCACCGAGGCCGACTACCGGCTCACCGTCCCGCACGACGCCTCCCTACTGGCTGCCGTCGACACGGTCGTCATCCCGCCTTCCCACGCCCTGGGCCCGATCCGCGACGAGGGCCGCCTGCCCGGTCCGCTGCGCGAGGCCCTGGCCGCCGTCCGCCCCGGAACCCGGATGGTGGCGATCTGCACGGGCACCTACGTCCTGGCCGCCGCGGGGCTGCTCGACGGCCGCCCGGCCACCACCCACTGGCGCGAGGCGGACCGCCTGCAGCGCATGTTCACCACCGCGCGCATCGACCCCGGCGTCCTCTTCGTCGACGACGGCGACCTCCTCACCTCCGCCGGTGTGGCCGCCGGTGTCGACCTGTGCCTGCACATCGTCCGCCGGGACCACGGCAGCGAGACCGCCAACGAGGTCGCCCGCTCCTGCGTCGTCCCGCCCTGGCGCGACGGCGGCCAGGCCCAGTACATCCGGCGCCCCGTGCCCGATCCCGCCGGCTCCGGCACCGCCCCCACCCGGGCCTGGGTCCTGGAACGCCTCGCCGACCCCGTCACCCTGGCGGACATGGCCGCGCACGCCCACGTCAGCGTGCGCACCTTCACCCGCCGCTTCCGCGACGAGGTCGGCACCAGCCCGGGCCAGTGGCTCGTCCGTCAGCGCGTCGACCTGGCCCGCCATCTCCTGGAGACGACGGACTGGCCCGTCGACCGAGTCGCCGAACGGGCGGGGCTCGGTACGGGCGTGTCCCTGCGCCGGCACCTCCATGCCGCCCTCGGGGTCACACCCCTGGCCTACCGCCGCACGTTCCGCCCCACGTCCCCGTCCACAGGCTTCTGA
- a CDS encoding nitroreductase family protein: protein MTLDLTPDQLLSTTRAVRKRLDLDRPVPRSLIEECVDLATQAPTGRNRQRWHFVVVTEPAQRRAVADIFLRSLPLASGQPLTERDAWRMNYHSASTERVFDGLRHLAAHIHRVPVFVIPAVEGRTDHAPVATQAGAWGSILPAVWSFMLAARARGLGTTWTTAQGPLERELAGVLGVPYDEVMLAAFLPLAYTIGTDFKPARRIPREHVLHWDQWKPSPPGPTE, encoded by the coding sequence ATGACTCTGGACCTGACCCCCGATCAGCTCCTTTCGACCACACGCGCGGTACGCAAGCGCCTGGACCTGGACCGGCCGGTCCCCCGCTCCCTGATCGAGGAGTGCGTGGACCTGGCGACGCAGGCGCCGACCGGACGCAACCGGCAGCGCTGGCACTTCGTCGTCGTCACCGAACCCGCCCAGCGTCGGGCCGTGGCCGACATCTTCCTGCGGTCCCTCCCCCTGGCCTCCGGCCAGCCGCTGACCGAGCGCGACGCGTGGCGCATGAACTACCACTCCGCCTCCACCGAGCGCGTCTTCGACGGCCTGCGGCACCTGGCCGCCCACATCCACCGGGTCCCCGTCTTCGTCATCCCCGCCGTGGAAGGGCGCACCGATCACGCCCCGGTGGCCACGCAGGCGGGGGCCTGGGGCTCGATCCTGCCTGCGGTGTGGAGCTTCATGCTCGCCGCCCGGGCCCGTGGCCTGGGCACGACGTGGACGACGGCTCAGGGGCCGCTGGAGCGGGAGCTGGCCGGGGTGCTCGGCGTTCCGTACGACGAGGTCATGCTGGCCGCGTTCCTCCCGCTCGCCTACACCATCGGCACCGACTTCAAGCCGGCCCGCCGGATCCCCCGTGAGCACGTCCTGCACTGGGACCAGTGGAAGCCGAGCCCTCCCGGACCCACGGAGTAG
- a CDS encoding MarR family winged helix-turn-helix transcriptional regulator, giving the protein MSARAADRGSVYFPRLAAERLDIALCRASSAVARAAEARANETGIGVGQHLVLKMLAAVGPSSQRVLSDELRIDRSVMVGLCDSLEQAGHVRRERDAGDRRAYAVTLTDSGRRLLDRAEDLVPAFLYDTFKDLTPAEREQLSTLLGKLL; this is encoded by the coding sequence ATGTCAGCCAGAGCCGCGGACCGCGGGTCCGTGTACTTTCCGAGGCTCGCCGCCGAGCGCCTGGACATCGCGCTCTGCCGGGCATCGAGCGCCGTCGCCCGCGCGGCGGAGGCCCGGGCGAACGAGACCGGGATCGGGGTCGGCCAGCACCTGGTGCTCAAGATGCTCGCCGCCGTAGGCCCCAGCTCGCAGCGGGTCCTGAGCGACGAACTGCGCATCGACCGCAGCGTCATGGTCGGCCTCTGCGACAGCCTGGAACAGGCGGGGCACGTACGGCGCGAGCGCGACGCGGGGGACCGCCGCGCCTACGCCGTCACGCTCACCGACTCCGGCCGCCGCCTGCTCGACCGCGCGGAGGACCTGGTCCCCGCCTTCCTCTACGACACGTTCAAGGATCTCACCCCCGCCGAACGCGAGCAGCTCTCGACGCTCCTCGGCAAGCTCCTGTAG
- a CDS encoding restriction endonuclease, which yields MTIRAKRIDSNDHRGAAGSLRGPFVALALTGALLCGAALLFVRFAHWAGAHPVAAVLLALLAVPLLYTLFRAMPRTRELRRAARAGTARRDEEPVGAAVTGGGADPAADVLPAPSPAQDGFTAVLSAPAPDFGALDPDGFEAAVAALCERDGCQEVEVVGGAGDLGADVLAVAPDGRRVVLQCKQYGPGHKVGSQDLQRFGGTCWTVHGAQLAAVVTTSEFTAPALEYAEACGIRCVDAASLDAWAQGAGPAPWGPAMVDAG from the coding sequence GTGACGATACGGGCGAAGAGAATCGACTCGAACGACCATCGCGGGGCGGCGGGTTCGCTCCGCGGTCCCTTCGTTGCCCTTGCCCTGACCGGCGCTCTGCTCTGCGGCGCCGCTCTGCTCTTCGTCCGCTTCGCCCACTGGGCCGGGGCCCATCCGGTCGCCGCCGTCCTGCTGGCCCTTCTCGCCGTTCCCCTCCTCTACACCCTGTTCCGGGCGATGCCCCGGACCCGTGAACTGCGGCGCGCGGCCCGTGCGGGAACGGCCCGGCGCGACGAGGAACCCGTCGGGGCGGCGGTGACCGGCGGCGGGGCGGACCCGGCGGCCGATGTCCTGCCCGCCCCCTCCCCCGCGCAGGACGGGTTCACCGCCGTGCTGTCCGCGCCCGCCCCGGACTTCGGCGCCCTCGATCCCGATGGATTCGAGGCGGCGGTCGCGGCGTTGTGCGAACGGGACGGCTGTCAGGAGGTCGAGGTGGTCGGCGGCGCCGGCGACCTCGGTGCCGATGTCCTCGCCGTCGCACCCGACGGGCGGCGCGTCGTCCTGCAGTGCAAGCAGTACGGGCCGGGACACAAGGTGGGCTCCCAGGATCTGCAGCGCTTCGGGGGTACGTGCTGGACGGTGCACGGAGCCCAGCTCGCCGCCGTGGTGACGACCAGTGAGTTCACCGCGCCGGCCCTGGAGTACGCGGAGGCCTGCGGCATCCGCTGTGTGGACGCCGCCTCGCTCGACGCCTGGGCACAGGGCGCGGGGCCGGCCCCCTGGGGGCCGGCCATGGTGGACGCGGGCTGA
- a CDS encoding TetR family transcriptional regulator, with protein MTGQRSDARRNYAHILAVAEAEVAARGAQASLEQIARTAGVGSATVRRHFPTRKALLEAVFRQRVHALCERARTLCGEQDSRAALLEWLRELLAYSLAARGLADVLAYQPLQDEAAQDSCAADLGAAGDALLRRAIADRGVRADITIDDLLTLIIGIALATEKYSDPAARADRAFRIAVAGIGTTGT; from the coding sequence ATGACCGGCCAGCGCTCGGACGCCCGCCGCAATTACGCGCACATCCTCGCCGTGGCCGAGGCCGAGGTGGCCGCTCGAGGGGCCCAGGCCTCCCTGGAGCAGATCGCCCGCACCGCAGGCGTGGGGTCGGCCACCGTGCGGCGCCACTTCCCCACCCGCAAGGCCTTGCTCGAAGCCGTCTTCAGGCAGCGCGTCCACGCCCTGTGCGAGCGCGCCCGCACACTCTGCGGCGAGCAGGACAGCCGGGCGGCGCTGCTGGAGTGGCTGCGCGAGCTGCTCGCCTACTCGCTCGCCGCGCGCGGCCTGGCGGACGTCCTCGCGTACCAGCCCCTCCAGGACGAGGCCGCCCAGGACTCCTGCGCGGCGGACCTCGGGGCGGCCGGCGACGCGCTGCTGCGCAGAGCCATCGCCGACCGGGGTGTCCGGGCGGACATCACCATCGACGATCTGCTCACACTGATCATCGGCATCGCCCTGGCCACCGAGAAGTACTCCGACCCTGCAGCCCGGGCGGACCGCGCCTTCCGGATCGCCGTCGCGGGAATCGGCACCACCGGCACATAG
- a CDS encoding NmrA family NAD(P)-binding protein yields MTTAATPVLVVGATGRQGGATARALLAQGTPVRALVRDPSAPRARAVEELGAQLVVGDLTDPATLKTAVDGVRAVFSVQMPAYIGPGFDFAGEVEQADNLMTAARAAGVRQFVQSSTSGVGQHVDAPGWAEGRWAVMETPLGTKAAIQDRLRELDFPCWTLLKPSFFMENFEPSMRFYFPRGVEGGLVTVLKPGTHLALVAAKDVGRAAAAAFSAPADFHRLELELASDYLTMTEIAAVLSRALGVPVSAPDMTEEQARAAGMGDMGATHEFMEVVGQPARPEFARALGIDLTSFEQWAQETLTATA; encoded by the coding sequence ATGACCACTGCCGCAACACCGGTTCTCGTCGTCGGCGCCACGGGCCGGCAAGGAGGAGCCACCGCCCGCGCCCTGCTCGCCCAGGGCACACCGGTCCGCGCCCTGGTACGCGACCCGAGCGCGCCGCGCGCACGAGCCGTCGAGGAACTCGGCGCACAACTGGTCGTGGGCGACCTCACCGACCCGGCGACCCTGAAGACCGCCGTGGACGGGGTGCGAGCCGTCTTCTCCGTGCAGATGCCCGCATACATCGGGCCGGGATTCGACTTCGCCGGCGAGGTCGAACAGGCGGACAACCTCATGACCGCCGCGCGAGCCGCAGGGGTGCGGCAGTTCGTCCAGTCCTCCACCAGCGGAGTGGGGCAGCACGTCGATGCTCCAGGCTGGGCCGAAGGGCGATGGGCCGTCATGGAGACCCCGCTCGGCACGAAGGCCGCGATCCAGGACCGGCTGCGCGAACTCGACTTCCCCTGCTGGACGTTGCTCAAGCCGTCGTTCTTCATGGAGAACTTCGAGCCATCCATGCGGTTCTACTTCCCGCGCGGCGTCGAAGGCGGTCTGGTCACCGTCCTCAAACCCGGCACGCACCTGGCACTCGTAGCGGCCAAGGACGTCGGCCGCGCCGCGGCGGCCGCCTTCTCCGCACCCGCCGACTTCCACCGGCTGGAACTGGAACTCGCCAGCGACTACCTGACCATGACCGAGATCGCCGCTGTCCTCTCCCGTGCTCTGGGAGTCCCCGTGAGCGCGCCGGACATGACCGAGGAACAGGCCCGTGCCGCCGGCATGGGAGACATGGGCGCGACCCACGAGTTCATGGAGGTGGTCGGCCAGCCGGCCCGTCCGGAGTTCGCCCGCGCCCTGGGCATCGACCTGACCAGCTTCGAGCAGTGGGCGCAAGAAACGCTGACGGCCACCGCCTGA
- a CDS encoding aldo/keto reductase: MTSQLTTAAASGTWALGDRTVRRIGFGAMRLPQHGEAFGTDAVPRDRDEAVRVLRRAVGLGVNHIDTAAFYFSPLRSANELINRALAPYPDDLVITTKVGPGRGPSGAWLPHATPQQLRGQVEENLRQLGRDHLDVVNLRIVGTDSVAERFGALAELRTAGLIRHLGLSNIHPHHLAEARSIAPVVCVQNMYGLGASPEQKEFLRLCGEQRIAFVPFYSIAGTGRTAGAVGDDRGEVRAIARAHGVSTAQIRLAWTLHQGPHVLAIPGTGDLEHLVQNVATGALRLSGGELAVLDSLHDGAA, encoded by the coding sequence ATGACCTCACAATTGACCACCGCGGCGGCATCGGGCACCTGGGCGCTCGGTGACCGCACCGTCCGTCGCATCGGGTTCGGTGCGATGCGTCTGCCCCAGCACGGCGAGGCGTTCGGCACGGATGCCGTACCGCGCGATCGCGACGAGGCCGTCCGTGTGCTGCGCCGGGCCGTCGGGCTCGGCGTGAACCACATCGACACCGCCGCGTTCTACTTCTCCCCCCTGCGCTCCGCCAACGAGCTGATCAACCGGGCGCTGGCCCCCTACCCGGACGACCTCGTCATCACCACCAAGGTCGGCCCGGGGCGCGGCCCCTCCGGTGCGTGGCTGCCCCATGCCACCCCTCAGCAGCTGCGCGGCCAGGTCGAGGAGAACCTGCGCCAACTCGGCCGCGACCACCTCGACGTGGTGAACCTGCGGATCGTCGGCACCGATTCCGTCGCCGAACGGTTCGGCGCACTCGCCGAACTCCGTACGGCCGGACTCATCCGTCACCTGGGGCTGTCCAACATCCACCCCCACCATCTCGCCGAGGCGCGGAGCATCGCGCCTGTGGTGTGCGTCCAGAACATGTACGGCCTCGGTGCGTCGCCCGAGCAGAAGGAGTTCCTGCGCCTCTGCGGCGAGCAGCGGATCGCGTTCGTGCCGTTCTATTCGATCGCCGGGACCGGGCGCACGGCCGGTGCGGTCGGCGACGACCGTGGCGAGGTGCGTGCCATCGCCCGCGCCCACGGGGTGAGCACAGCCCAGATCCGGTTGGCGTGGACGCTGCACCAAGGCCCCCATGTCCTCGCCATCCCCGGCACCGGCGACCTCGAACACCTCGTTCAGAATGTGGCCACAGGGGCTCTGCGTCTGTCCGGCGGTGAACTCGCCGTGCTGGACTCCCTCCACGACGGGGCGGCGTGA
- a CDS encoding DUF5937 family protein — protein sequence MWEVAPGYRLLRSAATHPVHRRWADQVRPRMMAAGLDRGWLSELIPPTGYVPDFLNPAPAGPAPAPETEWAAIRASSADRVRQDLDHLARHQGSLGPLLRTLHADPETRLAKVTEEIETYWELALAPYWARIRTVLDADIFHRARTVAEHGAGRLFNDLHASVSWDDNGLRMARRKQPLTRRTAGTGLLLIPSVFTGPALRTRTTPPDPPQLAYPARGVGSLWQARPAPRTDTLAPVLGRTRALLLAELESPASTTELAHRTGLSPAGVSQSLTALRNAGLVSAHRTGRSVLYARTTAAEVLLTNPFLP from the coding sequence ATGTGGGAGGTCGCCCCCGGCTACCGGCTGCTGCGGTCGGCCGCCACGCACCCGGTCCACCGGCGGTGGGCCGACCAGGTCAGGCCCCGCATGATGGCCGCCGGCCTGGACCGAGGCTGGCTCAGCGAGCTGATCCCGCCCACCGGCTACGTCCCCGACTTCCTCAACCCGGCCCCTGCCGGACCCGCTCCCGCACCCGAGACGGAGTGGGCGGCGATACGGGCCTCGTCCGCCGACCGGGTACGCCAGGACCTCGACCACCTGGCCCGCCACCAGGGCAGCCTCGGACCTCTGCTCCGGACCTTGCACGCCGACCCCGAGACCCGCCTGGCCAAGGTCACGGAGGAGATCGAAACGTACTGGGAACTGGCCCTCGCCCCCTACTGGGCGCGCATCCGGACCGTCCTGGACGCCGACATCTTCCACCGGGCCCGCACGGTCGCCGAGCACGGCGCCGGCCGTCTCTTCAACGACCTGCACGCCTCGGTGAGCTGGGACGACAACGGACTGCGCATGGCCCGCAGAAAGCAACCGCTGACCCGCCGCACGGCGGGCACCGGCCTGCTCCTGATCCCGTCCGTCTTCACCGGCCCGGCCCTGCGCACCCGCACCACACCACCGGATCCACCCCAACTCGCCTACCCGGCACGCGGTGTCGGCTCCCTGTGGCAAGCACGCCCCGCACCCCGGACCGACACCCTCGCCCCCGTACTCGGCCGCACGCGCGCACTCCTGCTGGCCGAGCTGGAATCCCCGGCCTCGACCACCGAACTGGCCCACCGCACCGGCCTCTCCCCGGCAGGCGTGTCCCAGTCCCTCACCGCGCTGCGCAACGCGGGCCTCGTCAGCGCCCACCGCACGGGCCGCTCCGTGCTGTACGCCCGCACCACCGCGGCCGAGGTACTCCTGACCAATCCGTTCCTTCCGTAG
- a CDS encoding S1 RNA-binding domain-containing protein: MGGRAEHPELWEFLESLHGAERLCGTVAAIERFGVFVALDEGPAHPVFPGVGFITIPELSWHRIESAYDVVQVGGRVSCEFLQFDTWNLEARLSLRATQPDPFQEFVDSVPAGQKLTGPVTKLIPFGVFVEVADGIEGLVHLRELTRDPVQSPADVVQVGDEITVVVTEIDRERRRLALSRAE; encoded by the coding sequence ATGGGCGGACGGGCCGAACACCCGGAACTCTGGGAGTTCCTGGAGTCACTGCACGGGGCCGAGCGCCTTTGCGGAACAGTCGCAGCGATTGAGCGATTCGGTGTATTCGTGGCACTGGACGAAGGCCCGGCCCACCCCGTCTTCCCCGGCGTCGGGTTCATCACGATCCCCGAACTGTCCTGGCACCGTATCGAATCGGCCTACGACGTCGTACAGGTCGGCGGGCGGGTCTCCTGCGAGTTCCTCCAGTTCGACACCTGGAACCTCGAAGCCAGGCTGTCCTTGCGGGCGACGCAGCCTGACCCCTTCCAGGAATTCGTCGACAGCGTGCCGGCCGGACAGAAGCTGACAGGCCCGGTCACCAAACTGATCCCGTTCGGCGTCTTCGTGGAGGTGGCCGACGGAATCGAGGGCCTGGTCCACCTACGGGAGCTCACACGGGATCCCGTGCAATCTCCCGCAGACGTCGTACAGGTCGGCGACGAGATCACGGTCGTCGTCACCGAGATCGACCGGGAACGGCGCCGGCTGGCGCTCTCCCGGGCGGAGTAG
- a CDS encoding transketolase — MSNRPTTLDSSTDLPQVFELAQQLRVDSVRASTSAGSGHPTSSLSAADLMAVLLARHLHYDWSAPDNPAGDHLIFSKGHASPLLYAMFKAVGVIGDEELMTTYRRFGQRLQGHPTPVLPWVDVATGSLGQGIAYGVGIALAGRDLEKQPYRVWVLCGDSEMSEGSVWEALDKAGRHQLANFTAIVDVNRLGQSGPTELQWDTAAYARRAEAFGCRALVVDGHDLEEVDRALTTAADGQAPTVIVARTVKGQGVSEVADKENWHGKPLPEDLAERAVEELGGIRDLRVRGPRPPEATPVPTPAAGPVELPRYDIGDEVATRVAFGKALAALGARPDVVALDAEVGNSTHAEDFKKAYPERYFQTYIAEQQMIATAVGMAVRGYRPYATTFAAFLTRAHDFIRMAAVSEITMALCGTHSGVEIGADGPSQMGVEDLAMMRAVLGSTVLYPSDATSAAALTAAMADIEGISYLRTTRGAYPVLYAGDETFPPGGSKTPRGGGGDDRVTLIGAGVTLHECLAAAEELAADGIQARVIDLYSVKPVDADALARAASDTGALVVAEDHHPEGGIGEAVLSALAASGSHPAFAHLAVTTLPGSGTTEELLDAAGISRSHIAESARALVKGR, encoded by the coding sequence ATGTCCAACCGACCGACCACCCTCGACTCCAGCACCGACCTGCCCCAGGTCTTCGAGCTGGCCCAGCAACTCCGCGTGGACTCGGTGCGCGCCAGCACGTCCGCAGGATCCGGGCACCCCACCTCCAGCCTCTCCGCGGCCGACCTCATGGCCGTACTGCTCGCTCGCCACCTCCACTACGACTGGTCCGCGCCGGACAACCCCGCCGGCGATCACCTGATCTTCTCCAAGGGGCACGCGTCGCCCCTTCTCTACGCCATGTTCAAGGCCGTCGGAGTGATCGGCGACGAGGAACTGATGACCACCTACCGCCGGTTCGGCCAACGCCTCCAGGGTCACCCCACCCCGGTCCTGCCCTGGGTCGACGTGGCCACCGGCTCCCTGGGCCAGGGCATCGCCTACGGAGTCGGCATCGCGCTGGCGGGCCGCGACCTGGAGAAGCAGCCCTACCGGGTGTGGGTGCTCTGCGGCGACAGCGAGATGAGCGAAGGATCCGTCTGGGAGGCACTCGACAAGGCGGGCCGCCACCAGCTGGCCAACTTCACCGCGATCGTCGACGTCAACAGGCTCGGGCAGAGCGGGCCCACCGAGCTCCAGTGGGACACGGCCGCATACGCACGGCGTGCCGAGGCATTCGGCTGCCGGGCCCTCGTGGTCGACGGACACGACCTCGAAGAGGTCGACCGGGCCCTCACCACCGCCGCCGACGGGCAGGCCCCCACCGTCATCGTCGCCAGGACCGTCAAGGGCCAGGGCGTCAGCGAGGTCGCCGACAAGGAGAACTGGCACGGCAAACCGCTGCCCGAGGATCTCGCCGAGCGGGCCGTGGAAGAACTGGGCGGCATCCGCGACCTGCGGGTACGCGGCCCACGGCCGCCCGAGGCCACCCCCGTACCGACGCCGGCGGCCGGCCCCGTCGAACTGCCCCGCTACGACATCGGGGACGAAGTCGCCACCCGCGTCGCCTTCGGCAAGGCGCTGGCCGCCCTCGGCGCCCGCCCCGACGTGGTCGCCCTGGACGCCGAGGTCGGCAACTCGACGCACGCCGAGGACTTCAAGAAGGCGTACCCGGAGCGGTACTTCCAGACCTACATCGCCGAACAGCAGATGATCGCCACCGCCGTCGGCATGGCCGTACGCGGCTACCGCCCCTACGCCACCACGTTCGCCGCTTTCCTCACCCGGGCGCACGACTTCATCCGGATGGCCGCCGTCTCCGAGATCACCATGGCCCTGTGCGGAACCCACAGCGGTGTCGAGATCGGCGCCGACGGCCCCTCCCAGATGGGCGTCGAGGACCTCGCGATGATGCGCGCCGTTCTCGGGTCCACCGTCCTGTACCCGTCCGACGCGACCTCGGCCGCCGCCCTGACGGCCGCCATGGCCGACATCGAGGGCATCTCCTACCTGCGCACCACCCGAGGCGCCTACCCGGTCCTGTACGCCGGCGACGAAACCTTCCCGCCGGGAGGATCGAAGACGCCGCGCGGGGGCGGTGGCGACGACCGGGTCACCCTGATCGGCGCCGGTGTCACCCTGCACGAGTGCCTGGCCGCCGCCGAGGAACTCGCCGCCGACGGCATCCAGGCCCGCGTCATCGACCTCTACTCGGTCAAGCCCGTCGACGCCGACGCCCTGGCCCGCGCCGCGTCGGACACCGGCGCCCTGGTCGTCGCAGAGGACCACCACCCCGAAGGCGGCATCGGCGAGGCGGTCCTCTCGGCCCTCGCGGCGTCCGGCAGCCACCCCGCCTTCGCCCATCTCGCCGTCACCACCCTGCCGGGA